One part of the Solea solea chromosome 1, fSolSol10.1, whole genome shotgun sequence genome encodes these proteins:
- the proca gene encoding vitamin K-dependent protein C, translating to MSRQLVCVCFVAVALWSASVLSVSVFSDSSHAHMLLRSRRANSFLEELKPASMERECVEEKCDFEEAQEIFHTREATLEFWTVYTDGNQCNSNMCVHGSCVDLYQAFACRCHHGYEGRYCNHVVTATNCSVDNGGCDHECVDSKDGGTRSCSCVSGYKLHDNSRNCLPKGPSSCGQLLIGRSSYTKQMDGLLPWMVGGEVGKKGESPWQVLLLNARGLFHCGGVLISESWVLTAAHCLDTSLRFKVRLGDYERFRDEGTEVTLKVIRTFKHPDYNVRTVDNDIALLRLETPAPLSEYIVPACLPGRDMAERVLHLNGTVTVVTGWGKEDLDESKFSSALNVIKVPLVSHSVCSQHMSNNISDNVLCAGILGQRKDACEGDSGGPMVTLYRDTWFLVGLVSWGEGCGREDKLGIYTKVSNYNTWIQKVRDDWDNGHFSQKPPNP from the exons atgtcTCGCCAACTTGTCTGCGTGTGCTTCGTTGCCGTCGCCCTGTGGTCAGCGTCTGTGCTCAGTGTGTCAG tcttCTCAGATTCATCTCATGCTCACATGTTGCTTCGTTCTCGTCGAGCGAACTCATTCCTGGAGGAACTGAAACCTGCTTCCATGGAGCGTGAATGTGTGGAGGAGAAGTGTGACTTTGAAGAAGCCCAAGAGATTTTCCACACGAGAGAAGCCACA ctggAGTTCTGGACAGTTTACACAG ATGGGAACCAGTGTAACTCAAACATGTGTGTTCATGGATCCTGTGTGGATCTGTACCAGGCCTTCGCCTGCCGCTGTCACCATGGATACGAGGGCAGATACTGCAACCATG TTGTCACAGCCACAAACTGCTCGGTGGATAACGGCGGCTGTGACCACGAGTGTGTGGACAGCAAGGACGGTGGGACgcgcagctgcagctgtgtcagTGGATATAAACTCCACGACAACAGCAGGAATTGTCTCCCAAAAG gtCCCTCGTCCTGTGGTCAGCTGCTGATTGGCCGGTCGTCTTACACCAAACAGATGGACGGTCTGCTGCCGTGGATGGTGGGAGGCGaggtggggaaaaaaggagagagtCCCTGGCAG GTGCTGTTACTGAACGCTCGGGGACTTTTTCACTGCGGCGGCGTCCTTATCAGTGAGAGCTGGGTCCTGACAGCGGCTCACTGCCTCGACACCAGCCTGAGGTTTAAAGTACGACTCG GTGACTACGAGCGTTTCAGAGACGAGGGCACTGAGGTCACGCTGAAGGTCATCAGGACCTTCAAACACCCAGACTACAACGTCAGGACAGTGGACAACGACATCGCCCTCTTGCGCCTGGAGACGCCCGCCCCGCTCTCCGAGTACATCGTCCCCGCTTGTCTGCCGGGACGTGACATGGCCGAGCGGGTGCTGCACCTCAACGGTACTGTCACCGTGGTGACGGGCTGGGGCAAAGAGGACCTGGACGAATCCAAGTTCAGCTCGGCACTGAACGTCATCAAGGTCCCGCTGGTCAGCCACAGCGTGTGCAGCCAGCACATGTCCAACAACATAAGTGACAACGTCCTCTGCGCCGGGATCCTGGGACAGAGGAAGGACGCGTGTGAGGGGGACAGCGGCGGACCCATGGTCACGCTGTACCGAGACACCTGGTTCCTGGTGGGTTTGGTCTCCTGGGGTGAAGGCTGTGGCAGGGAGGACAAGCTGGGCATCTACACCAAGGTGTCCAACTACAACACGTGGATCCAGAAAGTGCGGGACGACTGGGACAATGGTCACTTCTCTCAAAAGCCACCAAACCCTTAA